Proteins from one Gammaproteobacteria bacterium genomic window:
- the pseI gene encoding pseudaminic acid synthase, whose amino-acid sequence MSESIAINGRNIGGVYPPYIIAELSANHNGDIQRAFKIMDAAKSAGADAIKIQSYTPDTITIDCDGPDFMLTEGLWAGRSLYDLYAWAHTPWEWHKPLFEYARKVGITMFSSPFDNTAVDLLEDLNAPAYKIASFEAIDLPLIKYVASTGKPMIISTGMADREEIAEAIEAAREGGCKQLAILHCVSGYPAPSGDYNLKTLVDMREHFGVLVGLSDHTISNVTAIAAVSLGACIVEKHVTLDRNGGGPDDSFSLEPNELEALCRDSKIAWQAVGHVDYGQKSSEVGNVKFRRSLYFVKDVGVGEIIKPEHVRSIRPGFGLAPKYLDEVLGGTMIKAVKKGQPVLRDSFIRC is encoded by the coding sequence ATGAGCGAATCAATTGCTATTAATGGGCGCAATATTGGTGGGGTCTATCCTCCGTATATTATCGCTGAGTTATCGGCAAATCATAATGGTGATATTCAACGGGCCTTTAAAATCATGGATGCTGCAAAGTCAGCAGGCGCGGATGCGATAAAAATTCAGAGCTATACCCCAGATACGATAACAATTGATTGTGATGGGCCGGACTTCATGTTGACCGAAGGATTATGGGCAGGAAGGTCATTGTATGATTTGTATGCGTGGGCACATACTCCATGGGAATGGCATAAGCCACTTTTCGAATATGCGCGAAAAGTTGGCATTACTATGTTCAGCTCTCCATTCGATAATACTGCAGTAGATTTGCTTGAAGATCTGAATGCTCCTGCATATAAAATTGCTTCATTTGAAGCGATTGATTTACCGCTAATTAAATACGTTGCCTCTACAGGTAAACCGATGATTATTTCGACGGGCATGGCTGATCGAGAAGAAATAGCAGAGGCTATTGAGGCGGCAAGGGAGGGAGGGTGTAAGCAGTTAGCTATTTTGCACTGTGTGAGTGGTTATCCCGCTCCGTCCGGTGATTATAACTTAAAAACACTTGTAGATATGAGGGAGCATTTTGGTGTGCTAGTAGGGTTATCTGATCACACTATTAGTAATGTTACAGCCATAGCGGCAGTTTCATTGGGGGCGTGCATAGTTGAAAAACACGTTACGCTAGATCGCAATGGGGGAGGTCCTGATGACAGCTTTTCACTCGAGCCAAATGAATTGGAAGCTTTGTGTCGAGATTCCAAAATAGCTTGGCAGGCGGTAGGTCATGTTGATTATGGGCAAAAGTCTAGTGAGGTAGGTAATGTTAAATTTAGGCGTTCCTTGTACTTTGTGAAGGATGTTGGTGTGGGGGAGATTATAAAGCCTGAACATGTTCGGAGTATTCGACCAGGGTTTGGTCTTGCACCAAAGTATTTGGATGAGGTTCTCGGTGGGACTATGATTAAAGCTGTAAAAAAAGGGCAGCCAGTTTTACGCGACTCTTTTATTCGTTGTTAG
- the pseH gene encoding UDP-4-amino-4,6-dideoxy-N-acetyl-beta-L-altrosamine N-acetyltransferase encodes MKESKRCSMRRMENSDLDYVLVWRNSPETRKNMYTSHEITAEEHLAWFDRVQSDSSKQYFIFEIEGVPVGVIAYVDINLSSKCCSWAFYSGNTAVRGVGSLMEYYAINYAFNELGMGKLYCEVLSYNESVIRFHRKHGFSVEGIFRKQHQFEGELFDVYRLALFKIEWVKYIRPQIDSKMNNSYRVNSTFSKDFFVTCDDINSFSKLTGDDNPIHVDSDYAISVGFEDRIAHGQLLCSLVATVFGTEFPGNGTILLAQKYSFHKPVYANSLCSLNVKVLSRVGRKLLAFVSISNKDDQCCISGEVELFVPVDDK; translated from the coding sequence ATGAAGGAGTCTAAGCGATGCAGCATGAGGAGAATGGAAAATAGCGATTTGGATTATGTGCTGGTATGGCGCAATTCTCCTGAAACAAGAAAGAATATGTATACCAGTCACGAAATTACTGCGGAAGAACATCTGGCTTGGTTCGATAGGGTTCAGTCAGATAGTAGTAAACAGTATTTTATTTTTGAGATCGAGGGTGTCCCTGTCGGTGTGATTGCTTATGTGGATATCAATTTATCAAGTAAATGTTGTAGTTGGGCATTTTATTCCGGAAATACTGCTGTTAGAGGTGTCGGCTCATTGATGGAGTATTACGCAATCAATTATGCCTTTAATGAACTAGGTATGGGAAAACTATACTGTGAAGTTCTGTCTTACAATGAATCAGTGATACGCTTTCATCGAAAGCATGGTTTTAGTGTCGAAGGAATATTCCGAAAGCAACACCAATTTGAAGGTGAGTTGTTTGATGTCTACAGGTTGGCATTGTTCAAGATTGAATGGGTAAAATATATTCGGCCTCAAATTGACTCCAAAATGAACAATTCATATCGAGTGAATTCAACATTTAGCAAAGATTTTTTTGTTACATGTGATGATATTAATAGTTTTTCTAAACTTACAGGGGATGATAATCCTATCCATGTTGACAGTGATTATGCAATATCTGTGGGCTTTGAAGACAGGATTGCTCATGGACAATTACTTTGCTCCCTTGTAGCTACTGTATTTGGAACTGAATTTCCTGGAAATGGAACTATTTTGTTAGCACAGAAATATAGTTTTCATAAGCCGGTTTATGCTAATTCATTGTGTAGCCTAAATGTTAAAGTACTTAGTCGAGTAGGGCGAAAATTGTTGGCGTTTGTTAGTATTAGCAATAAAGATGATCAGTGTTGTATATCGGGCGAAGTCGAGTTGTTCGTACCTGTTGATGATAAATAA
- the pseG gene encoding UDP-2,4-diacetamido-2,4,6-trideoxy-beta-L-altropyranose hydrolase — protein sequence MNVIFRVDASQLIGTGHVMRCLTLAHALSHRGANCSFICRELEGNLCAVIEGEGFELNIINQPDKQYVSDDIDFLAHASWLGCSWQEDVLQTISALDGNIVDWLIVDHYAIDYRWEKALREYCSRILVIDDLANRMHDCDVILDQNLCEHFFTRYDSLVPDSTIRLLGPRYVLLRDEFRQSDPKEKISCLKRVAIFYGGADLVNETRKVLFSLVEYLNKGLEIDVIIGAANPYKVDIEAWCDHYDGVTLHYNVNNIAEILVGADLLFCAGGSITWERCCLGVPAVVTVVASNQRKVAIEMQKRGTQIYIGNCEDLRDMDYRNIFKELSMNPRRLELMRKKSLGVVDGGGVDRVLDALLKEE from the coding sequence ATGAACGTTATTTTTAGAGTTGATGCATCGCAATTGATTGGAACAGGTCATGTTATGCGCTGCTTGACTTTGGCGCATGCATTGAGTCATCGGGGAGCTAATTGCTCTTTCATCTGTCGAGAATTGGAAGGTAACCTCTGTGCGGTGATCGAAGGAGAGGGTTTTGAGCTAAATATAATTAATCAACCTGATAAACAGTATGTGTCCGATGATATAGATTTTTTGGCTCATGCAAGCTGGCTTGGTTGCAGTTGGCAAGAAGATGTGCTTCAAACTATATCTGCATTAGATGGTAATATTGTGGATTGGTTGATTGTTGATCATTATGCGATTGATTATCGGTGGGAAAAGGCTCTAAGAGAGTACTGTTCACGAATATTGGTTATCGATGATTTGGCTAATCGAATGCATGATTGTGATGTGATATTGGATCAAAATTTATGTGAGCATTTTTTTACTCGTTATGATTCATTGGTTCCAGATTCAACTATTCGGCTACTCGGACCACGATATGTATTGCTAAGGGATGAGTTTCGACAATCAGACCCTAAGGAAAAAATATCTTGTTTGAAGAGAGTGGCAATATTTTATGGGGGGGCTGATCTGGTAAATGAAACCAGAAAGGTACTATTTTCACTTGTAGAATATTTAAATAAAGGTCTTGAAATTGATGTAATCATTGGTGCCGCAAATCCCTATAAAGTTGATATTGAAGCTTGGTGTGATCATTATGATGGTGTAACGCTTCATTATAATGTAAATAACATTGCAGAGATTCTTGTTGGTGCTGATTTGTTATTTTGTGCTGGTGGAAGTATTACATGGGAGAGATGTTGTCTCGGAGTGCCAGCTGTTGTGACGGTTGTTGCTAGCAATCAGAGGAAAGTGGCAATTGAAATGCAGAAAAGAGGTACGCAAATCTATATAGGAAATTGTGAAGATCTAAGAGATATGGATTATAGAAATATTTTTAAGGAATTGAGTATGAATCCACGTCGTCTAGAGCTCATGCGAAAGAAATCTTTAGGAGTCGTTGATGGTGGTGGAGTTGATCGAGTGCTTGATGCTTTATTGAAGGAGGAATAA
- the pseF gene encoding pseudaminic acid cytidylyltransferase — protein sequence MRLCVIPARGGSKRIPKKNIKLFCGKPIIAYSIDAAKRTGCFDRIIVSTDDDEIASIASGCGAEVPFIRPKSLADDFSGTIPVIKHAIEYFRSGGLMYEYVCCVYATAPFVRELDILSALEKLEQGDLLYSVPFTRYRFPIQRAVKINERGRVEMFFPENFNTRSQDLEESWHDAGQFYWGMADAWLAEKPIFSSDTWALSVPSYRVQDIDNMDDWKRAEAMYRALLEMNEI from the coding sequence GTGAGGTTGTGTGTAATTCCAGCAAGAGGTGGGAGTAAGCGAATACCGAAGAAAAATATTAAATTATTTTGCGGAAAGCCGATTATTGCCTATTCAATCGATGCTGCGAAACGAACCGGTTGTTTTGATCGAATTATTGTAAGTACGGATGATGATGAAATTGCAAGTATTGCTAGTGGCTGTGGTGCGGAGGTGCCCTTTATTAGACCAAAAAGTTTAGCCGATGATTTTTCTGGAACTATTCCGGTTATTAAGCATGCGATTGAATATTTTCGGTCTGGTGGTCTGATGTATGAATATGTTTGTTGTGTTTATGCTACCGCTCCTTTTGTAAGGGAATTAGATATTTTGTCTGCCTTGGAAAAGCTTGAACAGGGTGACTTATTATATTCGGTTCCATTTACGCGATATCGATTTCCCATTCAGCGAGCAGTAAAAATCAATGAGCGTGGTCGCGTTGAAATGTTTTTTCCAGAAAATTTTAATACTCGGTCGCAGGATCTTGAAGAATCATGGCATGATGCGGGACAATTTTATTGGGGAATGGCAGACGCTTGGTTGGCTGAGAAGCCAATTTTTTCTTCTGATACATGGGCTCTTAGTGTACCGAGCTATCGTGTTCAAGACATCGATAATATGGATGATTGGAAACGAGCAGAGGCAATGTATCGTGCCTTGTTAGAAATGAATGAAATTTAG
- the pseC gene encoding UDP-4-amino-4,6-dideoxy-N-acetyl-beta-L-altrosamine transaminase, producing the protein MIPYGKQDISQADIDAVVDVLKSEYLTQGPTVPRFEKNLAEYCNVNYSVAVNSATSALHVACLALGLGKGDWLWTSPNTFVASANCGLYCGADVDFVDIDPLTYNMCPIELEKKLILAEKENRLPKVVIPVHFAGQSCNMKEIRRLGDRYGFKVIEDASHAIGGKYLGRPVGGCEYSDITIFSFHPVKIITTAEGGVATTNDELLYKKMLLLRSHGITRDPNEMIGSSEGGWFYQQVDLGFNYRMTEMQAALGLSQLSRLDAFVRQRHQLASRYNDMLVNVPVLLPFQSSWAFSAYHLYPILLKTDQLSRDRAEIFDELRNKGIGVNVHYIPVHAQPYYRSRGFSYGDFPVSESYYSREISIPIFNSMTVSQQNDVVRALSEVIK; encoded by the coding sequence ATGATTCCTTATGGTAAACAAGATATAAGTCAGGCAGATATAGATGCTGTTGTCGATGTGTTGAAGTCTGAATACTTGACGCAGGGGCCGACGGTTCCCCGATTTGAAAAAAATCTAGCGGAATATTGCAATGTAAACTATTCAGTTGCAGTAAATAGCGCGACATCAGCACTGCATGTGGCATGTTTGGCGTTAGGCTTGGGTAAAGGTGATTGGCTGTGGACGTCACCAAACACATTTGTGGCCTCTGCAAATTGTGGATTGTATTGTGGTGCTGATGTTGATTTCGTTGATATCGACCCTCTTACCTATAATATGTGTCCTATTGAGTTGGAAAAAAAGCTAATTCTAGCTGAGAAAGAAAATAGATTGCCTAAAGTGGTTATTCCTGTTCATTTCGCGGGGCAGTCATGCAATATGAAAGAAATAAGGCGATTGGGTGATCGGTACGGCTTTAAAGTTATTGAAGATGCTTCGCATGCTATAGGTGGTAAATACCTAGGCCGCCCTGTAGGTGGTTGTGAATATTCGGATATTACGATATTCAGCTTTCACCCAGTAAAGATAATAACAACGGCTGAGGGTGGAGTTGCAACAACAAATGATGAGTTGTTGTATAAAAAAATGTTGCTTCTTCGGAGTCATGGTATAACCCGAGATCCCAATGAGATGATTGGTTCCTCGGAGGGTGGGTGGTTCTATCAGCAGGTAGATTTAGGATTTAATTACCGTATGACTGAGATGCAAGCTGCGCTGGGGCTAAGTCAGTTATCACGCCTTGACGCGTTTGTTCGACAGCGCCACCAATTGGCTAGTCGATATAATGATATGCTTGTTAATGTCCCGGTGCTTCTTCCATTTCAGTCGAGCTGGGCGTTTTCGGCATATCATTTGTATCCGATTTTATTGAAGACAGATCAGTTGAGTAGAGATCGAGCTGAGATATTTGATGAGCTTCGTAACAAAGGAATCGGTGTTAATGTGCACTATATTCCTGTGCATGCCCAGCCGTATTATCGATCTAGGGGGTTTTCCTATGGCGATTTTCCAGTATCTGAATCCTATTATTCTAGAGAGATAAGTATCCCGATCTTCAATTCGATGACAGTTTCACAGCAAAATGATGTGGTTCGAGCGCTTTCTGAGGTGATAAAGTGA
- the pseB gene encoding UDP-N-acetylglucosamine 4,6-dehydratase (inverting) translates to MFNDKSILITGGTGSFGKRYVKTLLEKYSPKRIVIYSRDELKQFEMQQYYSASCMRYFIGDVRDANRMDEAMQGVDFVIHAAAMKQVPAAEYNPMECIKTNIHGAENVIKAAIKNNVEKIIALSTDKAANPINLYGATKLASDKLFVAANNMVGSRKTSFSVVRYGNVVGSRGSVVPFFKKLISQGVAELPITHKDMTRFMITLDQGVDFVLKNFDRMQGGEIFVPKIPSMKVIDLANALAPELPHHIVGIRPGEKLHEIMCPSDDSHLTLEFHDHFVIAPTIQFSHKSNFSENNIGEKGVYVDQGHEYHSGNNKEWLSQKDFLEMANGYEEC, encoded by the coding sequence ATGTTTAATGATAAGTCAATCTTGATTACGGGTGGAACTGGGTCGTTTGGAAAGCGATATGTGAAAACATTGCTTGAGAAATATTCACCAAAGCGGATTGTTATTTATTCTCGAGACGAGTTAAAACAGTTTGAAATGCAACAATATTATAGCGCATCGTGTATGCGTTATTTCATCGGGGATGTACGTGATGCGAATCGCATGGATGAGGCAATGCAGGGTGTTGATTTTGTTATTCATGCAGCAGCTATGAAGCAAGTTCCGGCTGCTGAATATAATCCTATGGAGTGTATAAAGACAAATATACATGGTGCAGAGAATGTCATTAAAGCAGCTATTAAAAATAATGTAGAAAAAATTATTGCCCTATCTACTGATAAAGCAGCAAATCCCATCAATTTATATGGCGCAACAAAGTTAGCTAGCGATAAGCTGTTTGTGGCAGCAAATAATATGGTTGGGTCAAGGAAAACTAGCTTTTCTGTTGTTCGGTATGGAAATGTAGTTGGTTCTCGTGGGTCGGTTGTTCCTTTCTTTAAAAAATTGATATCGCAGGGAGTTGCCGAGCTACCGATTACGCACAAGGATATGACCCGATTTATGATTACTTTGGATCAGGGGGTTGATTTTGTCTTGAAAAACTTTGATCGGATGCAGGGGGGGGAAATTTTTGTTCCTAAGATTCCATCTATGAAGGTGATTGATTTGGCTAATGCTCTTGCGCCAGAACTTCCACATCACATTGTGGGCATAAGGCCGGGTGAAAAATTGCATGAAATTATGTGTCCTTCAGATGATAGTCATTTAACGCTTGAATTTCATGATCACTTTGTTATTGCGCCAACAATTCAGTTTTCGCACAAATCCAATTTTTCTGAAAATAATATTGGTGAAAAAGGCGTGTATGTAGACCAAGGGCATGAGTATCATTCTGGAAACAATAAGGAGTGGTTGAGTCAGAAGGATTTTCTTGAAATGGCCAATGGGTATGAAGAGTGCTAG